CAATGCTAGACAGCTTCTCCTCCCTCCGGACTCGCTCTTGGTACCGTTTGAAAACAGGACGCTCAAGGAAAAAGTATGGGCAAAGAGGAAACACATGGCTTTCCCTAAGAAGCTTCCTTGTCCTGACAACTGTGGAATCAGTTTAAACTGGCATGTTAACTCGGGCTACGCTGATGGATGGTCGGCTAGGATAACGGTTTTTAACTGGGGAGCTAATGCAGTGGGGCCTGGTTTGCTGCTGTGGATTTGGATAAAGCTGGTTTAGGGTATGAGAATGTTTACTCCTTCAATGGGTCAAGAGTTCCACCTAATAACCAGACTATTTTCTTCCAAGGACTTCGTGGTATCTTCTTGATTGGTCTCACAAACGGGACGCATCCTGCGAGAGAGCCTAAGGTTCCAGGGAAAATGCAGTCGGTTATATCGTTTAAAAAGCATTTGGGGACTTTGAATATCCGAAAAGGAGATGGGTTCCCTAAGAGAGTTTTCTTCAATGGAGAAGAGTGTGAGCTTCCTAAGTTCTTTCCTAAAAAGAGTTCCGGGTTGAGGTTATCTGGTATTGGATTTTTGCCCTTGATTCCCCTCGTgatcacactacaagaaaacagcggcatactgagggaaaaaatcgtcggtatgtcgtcggaataacgctattccgacgacataccgacgaaaaaagtcctcggaaataactcctcggaaattcatctttcctcggaaatccctcggaaatttccgacggaattccgaggaaatgaatttcctcggaatattccgaagacttttttcgtcggaagatcctcggaatattctgaggaatatgtcgtcggaatattccgagggatacacttcctcggaatatttccaaaattcaaaaaaaaaattataaatttattttttaaaattgaaattcaaaaatataaaattaaaattgaaatagaaaacatatttaaaatacaaaaaataataaaatagtttttataaataaaaaaatgttttatatatacaaaattagttttaataaatataaatatttttataaatatgaaatcatctttttataaatacaaaatagtttttataaatacaaaaaataataaaatagtgtttataaataaaaaaaatgttttataaatacaaaattagttttaataaatataaatatttttatagatatgaaatcatctttttataaatacaaaatagtatttataaatacaaaaaataataaaataatgtttataaatcaaaaaatgttttataaatacaaaattaattttaaaatatgaaatcatcttttataaatccaaaaaacgaatttatatacaaagaacgttttgtatatttaaaaatagtttttataaatacaaaaataaaaaaatagtgtttataaatcaaaaaaatattttataaatacaaaattagttttaataaatataaatatttttataaatatgaaatcatcttttataaatccaaaaatcgaatttatatacaaaaacgttttgtaaaatcgaatttatataaacattttgtaaatacaaaaataataaacaatttataaaaaaagttctaaatcaattcaacacaaccaaatcacaattctaaacctattacacaacaaatcacaatcctacccaatcaccctaacaaaaatctatcaaaaaacttctaaaatcatcaaatttacttaaaaacctaacaaataggacctaagagagtgggataaggtccttacatgatttgtaaaggaatggaaaggattcgccggagagatcgtcgcgagagaaggtggagaatgccggaaggagagagagatcgccggagaggaagaagagagaaatggggaagaagagagaaatggggaagaagatgcggttcgagtttataaaaccttgggtctgacggatattttccgtcggaattccctcagtattttcaatttcaattttcgcgaaatatttggcagcttgtttgcccggttaaatgaaaatattccgaggaaattccgacggccacttaaatatccgtcggaatttcctcggaatattttcattaattcgaggaaaaagaatatcatgtgcatgtatttctattaatttatattgttcctcggaatttcctcggaatattccgaggaaataccgatgaactagtgtttggggtttcaaaacatcaattttttttaccgtatttcatttcttatacaattgtaatgcataccattgaggattctttgtatagatgagcataaaccatgaaataacaaatttcaaaatgaattgtaagtattccctttaccgttcattaaagtgtataagtgtttctcttatgttgtggggatttccttcatacaatcggaaaagtgtttattatagggtaatgaacaaatttttgacttcataatgaacgtaagacacttaataagggttatataggtgttattcaaaccgcaaaacgttgttttcggtttaaaaaccctatttcctcggaatttcctcggaatattccgaggaaattccgaggaaacccttttcttcctcagaattccgtcggaatattccgaggaaattctgaggaactagtgtttggggtttcaaaatctcgaatgtttttttataaacggatcgatcgatgtatttatgtccaaaaacgcatcgatcgatcactaagatggaccaaagcgtaacaatgtgatcgatcgatgagattatcccatcgatcggtcaaggatatcaagtgttcctcggaatttcctcggaatattccgaggaaattctgaggaactagtgtttggggtttcaaaatctcgaatgtttttttataaacggatcgatcgatgtatttatgtccaaaaacgcatcgatcgatcactaagatggaccaaagcgtaacaatgtgatcgatcgatgagattatcccatcgatcgatcaaggatatcaagtgttcctcggaatttcctcggaatattccgaggaaattctgaggaactagtgtttggggtttcaaaatctcgaatgtttttttataaacggatcgatcgatgtatttatgtccaaaaacgcatcgatcgatcactaagatggaccaaagcgtaacaatgtgatcgatcgatgggtatatgtccaaaaacgcatcgatcgatcactagttcgtcggaatttcctcggaatattccgacggattgatgtttcctcggaattccgtcggtatattccgaggaaattcctcgggaaattccgaggatttcattttccgtcggaatgtccgtcagaataccgatgttttcttgtagtgtcatgTGTTGGTTTTAAGAGGTGTTTAGGTTTGTATTAGTTATTTATGTAAGTTGCTTTCTGTTTAGCCATGGTGAAGAGATTTGAAGAGaattgttatgtatatttaaaaaatttgtgtgGTCCAAGAAACTTGTATCCATTAGTCAAAGTAACTGATGGCACATCAAAATACACAAAAGTCCAGTGGCCGCAAAATGCATAGGGTGCAACTGAGGTGAGCCTTAGTTAATTATGTAAGTTGCTTTCtgttgagccatggtcaagtaACTTGAAGAGAATGTTTATATATCTCTTTATTCAAAGATTTGAGATTGAATAAATAAACTTGTAAACTAAGAgaccatatattattttacgtTAAGAGACCTAACCTAAGAAACATGCAATATACATGCTCTTAGATCTCCTCCGATATGTACTTTTAAAGTAAGATCATTTACTTAAAATAACAGTAGtactttgtttttgaaaatcttgataaaattgctctaaggatatctatattattttattagaaatatgTCTtaaatgatgaaaaaaaaaactccatctagaaatattttaaatgtagaGTGCTCAGTATTTAAAATCtccattttattaaaatagtaatattttttttatttgtgagaTGATTAGTTATGATAAAAACTTTCAACGAGATGTTAAGAATCCAAATTTTTAAGAAATCCTGTAAGTTTCACACCTAAACAATTTGCTAGCGATCACATTGTCATTGGCCAATGCTGGCCACGCATCTCTAACGTTCGCACACGACAAAAACTTTAGCCTTATCGATAAGATTAGTTAAATTATCATTTTGGCTAGTTACACGTAACAGAGTTAATTCTCCCTTCTATATATTGCGTATGTTTAACATTCATTCATCAATGAAGAATCATTTCCCCTTAACTATTTTCTTATGTTATTATCTTTTCGTCTCTCTTTTATTCGGATCGAATTTATCTTCTCAATACTTTCCTCTATCGCTTTTTAAGCTTTGGAAAACATATACAAACTTGATATCTTCCCCTACAATGGCTGTACTTCTTCAAACGAAGTACACTCTAAGTCCCATCACAAACAACATCCCAAGAAGCCATCGTCCGTCGCTTCTCCGTGCACGTGTTACGTGCTCTCTTACCCCCGCCAAGAAGTCTCATCCTAACCGTGAGAAGCTCGTTCTTGAGAAACGCCTTGTGAACCCTCCTCCCTCCAACGACCCAACTCTACAATCTACACTGACCCACCGGTTATGGGTCGGAGCGGGTTGCACCACCGTGTTTGCCTCTTTTGCCAAGTCTATTATTGGAGGGTTTGGTTCTCATATCTTGCTCGAACCAGCTTTAGCCGGTTACGCAGGTTACATCTTAGCTGATCTTGGCTCTGGTCTATACCACTGGGCCATCGATAACTACGGTGATGAGTCAACGCCTCTAGTAGGAACCCAAATCGAAGCTGCACGAGGTCACCACAAATGGCCTTGGATAATCACCATACGTCAATTTGCAAATAATTCACACGCTCTGGCTCGTGGAATAACCTTTACGGTTCTTCCACTAGTTCTTGCATGTAATGACCCGGTGGTTCATGGCTTTGTGAGCATGTTTGCATTTTGCATATTGTTTTGCCAACAATGTCATGCTTGGGCTCATGAAAGAAAGAGTAAGCTTCCACCTCTTGTTGTGGCGTTTCAGGACATGGGGCTTCTCCTTTCACGAAGACAGCACGTGAATCATCACCGCCACCACCGTACGTATATGAGTTACTGCATAGTGAGTGGGGTATGGAACAATGTTTTGGATGACAATAAGATCTTTGAGGCATTAGAAAAGGTGTTATATGTCCAGTTCGGGGTGAAACCTAGGTCATGGAGCCACCCAAACTCCGAATGAACATACGAATTTGATATCTCCAACAACCTAGCATATACATTAATCATCCAGAAAAAAATATTCGATTCAATTTCTTAAATAAGTAAATCATTAAACGATAAATTTTCCATCTTTTGTTTTATCTTATTTCTCATCTTGTAATAATGTTCTTGTATTGTCTCATATAAAGTCTCGAATACCTCTTTTGTTTCTCTATTAGGAAAGCATTTTCCCACAAGCTTAATGGGAACATAGAACATGGTGTTTTGCtggaaaagtaaataaataaataaaccaaCCAATGAAAAATTCCTAAATTTACAACTTCTTCAAAAATTAAAGCAATAATGTGGTTAATACATTTACAGtcatgttttatttattctGCTGTAAGTCAAGACGCCAAACTGCACACTTTTACTATTAggaaaatatactaaaattgtataattttaacttGTAATTCCATAAGAAAATGTGATGCGATTGATTAATTATGTTCCCTAGTTCAGTAAATACAACTATGACTTTCGAATAAAAAGGGCACACTTGAAAAATTGTAACCttaagtttgtattaattaaaaaagagttttgtttaaatattacttaattatGATGTCAATTTAGTTTACATGGCAATataaaaatcaattgaaaaattaataaGTCCAAAATCCAATTGTTAGGAGAACTTATATTAActcaaacataaatatatatgatatgataaactTAATACTCAGCGATCTCATTAAATGAAACCTTTTTAAAATGGCTCAAGGTTGATTTATATTGTGATccaacataatatttttttttttaaagtgtaaGATATACTCTTAGTCTATATTACTTGGACAACAGTTTAAATCaaagtttgatatatattatggtCTAAGTATTGATTGCTTTTGCTATAAATCGAAAagtaatcactacaagaaaacacaaatttaacgacggccaaaatcgtcgttatttcctcgtaaaagaagagttacgaggaaatggcgataaaaggcgtttcgtcgttatacgtttgtcgtaagagaagattcgtcgccatttcctcgtccattagcgaggttatattttcctcgtaaagaagaattaagttttcctcgtaaagaccacgtgggcTTTCCACGTAACGCGGTCGTTGTGCTTCCTCGTAATAAACTcgaaaaggattcgtcgtaaaagacccgcaaaaacctctaaatatattcgtcgtaataaaaacgtaaagaacacgaaaatatttcgtcgtaattgAATCGTAAAGTATACGAAATAGaatccacgtaaaatcctcgttaATAGTTCCTCGAGATTTtgtcgttaattttcctcgttaatacatcgggaattagcgacgaaattactttgttttctatttactgaatttataaataaaaataaaataaaaattatatttatttaatttattaataaaattttaattgaaattaaatcgaatagaaaattttttttggccgaatcaaaatgaaattatataatatataaataagttttgaattttaaaatacaataacaaaaaaaaaaactaatgctgcattgccgcgtcgtagaattcctcgctccttctcgagagatctgcctcgttgacttgcacggatgtctcgcctggaatggggttttgttgtttcatggtcctgaacatggcctcccattccggatttgtggccgctatgacgtccaagaagttctcgagaccactcatacgagctgtgaacgacgtttttgtcgaggccaactcgttttgtgtcgacgtcagctgatgttgtgtcgtctccaacacgtcgcgcagctgagagacttcatcatcccgtctctggccataagaggaagtcgctctcggaacatcgttgacggaaccaatccccaacacacgtccctttttcctaggagcgaccttaaaaaacaataaaatatatatttaaatttaaattttaaagtaaaatggaattaataaaaaatttatataaaatttacctcctcgtaaattctatccacttctattgtggataagacgacgggtgatccgtcggcggactcctgcgccagctgggtctcacgctcgtcaatacgagctgccacatcattgtagatcttctcagacttctcatctacaaatccgcccgccttgttcttgtgggtccgatcgaaaagttccataagagtcggtaaacgtcccaactccttggcctaaaaacagttaagaaagtttttattatatatatatatatatattaaaaatctaaaagttaaatatttaaattac
The window above is part of the Brassica napus cultivar Da-Ae chromosome C8, Da-Ae, whole genome shotgun sequence genome. Proteins encoded here:
- the LOC111211564 gene encoding fatty acid desaturase 4-like 2, chloroplastic, coding for MFNIHSSMKNHFPLTIFLCYYLFVSLLFGSNLSSQYFPLSLFKLWKTYTNLISSPTMAVLLQTKYTLSPITNNIPRSHRPSLLRARVTCSLTPAKKSHPNREKLVLEKRLVNPPPSNDPTLQSTLTHRLWVGAGCTTVFASFAKSIIGGFGSHILLEPALAGYAGYILADLGSGLYHWAIDNYGDESTPLVGTQIEAARGHHKWPWIITIRQFANNSHALARGITFTVLPLVLACNDPVVHGFVSMFAFCILFCQQCHAWAHERKSKLPPLVVAFQDMGLLLSRRQHVNHHRHHRTYMSYCIVSGVWNNVLDDNKIFEALEKVLYVQFGVKPRSWSHPNSE